One part of the Candidatus Poribacteria bacterium genome encodes these proteins:
- a CDS encoding NAD-dependent epimerase/dehydratase family protein → MRVLVIGGTGNISRGIVAALQNRNHDVVLFNRGQHADPPPPDVRVIHGDRKDREDFEAKVGAEEWDAVIDMISFNAEDAASALRACQGRVGHFVHCSTVMTYGPPFSGINLPETAPLQGTSGYGLGKIEADNLLLAAHGRDGFPVTIFKPSYTHGPGMNLHRQVGGDGSWIDRLRKGKPILSAGDGLNYFQFLSSRDAGIAFTDILGKSDGFGEIYNIVHPQARTWDEWHRAAADALGVDIEIVHVSQETLIAMAPERFSGLRGNFGHTQIFSHEKLSAVLPEFMPQVPVTESVAENIAWMDKHNLVPDSDADDLEDQIIETVRNLPRIR, encoded by the coding sequence GTGAGAGTTTTAGTCATCGGTGGCACGGGCAACATCAGTCGTGGGATTGTCGCCGCGTTGCAGAATCGAAACCATGACGTCGTCCTATTCAATCGCGGGCAACACGCCGATCCACCGCCGCCAGATGTCCGCGTCATTCATGGCGACCGAAAGGATCGTGAGGATTTTGAGGCGAAAGTCGGCGCCGAGGAATGGGATGCCGTGATTGATATGATAAGTTTCAACGCAGAGGACGCCGCCTCCGCACTTCGGGCGTGTCAGGGACGCGTCGGACACTTCGTGCACTGCTCAACGGTGATGACCTACGGACCGCCGTTCAGCGGGATTAATCTCCCGGAGACGGCACCGTTGCAAGGCACATCCGGCTATGGACTCGGCAAAATCGAGGCGGATAATCTCCTCTTAGCGGCGCATGGTCGTGATGGGTTCCCCGTAACCATCTTCAAGCCGTCCTATACACACGGTCCGGGCATGAACCTCCATCGACAAGTCGGTGGAGATGGCAGTTGGATCGATCGATTGCGGAAGGGGAAACCGATCCTCTCTGCAGGCGATGGACTGAATTATTTTCAATTCCTGTCATCTCGCGACGCCGGAATTGCGTTTACAGATATATTAGGCAAATCCGATGGCTTCGGCGAGATATACAACATCGTCCATCCACAGGCGCGAACGTGGGACGAGTGGCACCGTGCCGCAGCGGATGCACTCGGTGTTGACATAGAGATTGTGCATGTCTCCCAAGAGACACTCATCGCGATGGCACCTGAACGGTTCAGTGGCTTGCGTGGCAACTTCGGGCATACCCAAATTTTCAGTCACGAGAAACTATCAGCGGTTTTACCTGAATTTATGCCACAAGTTCCGGTTACAGAGAGTGTCGCGGAAAACATCGCGTGGATGGACAAACACAATCTGGTTCCAGATAGCGATGCAGACGATCTGGAAGATCAGATTATCGAGACGGTTCGCAATCTACCCCGTATTCGGTAA
- a CDS encoding phytanoyl-CoA dioxygenase family protein, protein MVQIKSALNSERLDLVEQDLREVGFHIIENVITDEEADAAREAIWKLVEEDIANGYDHSYGDGKIQRVWAIVGKSPIFRYFIQHPTVVAVWKRMLGEDVIASTFTANIVGPGAPAGGWHIDYPYWAMQSPFPSGSLTGQTVWMLDDFTEENGATACIPESHKTLRRPELGEAEGLEMRIAVAPKGSIMFTNGAIWHQSRANLTDAPRVGLLGMYNRSVIYPQEDMPRQLTDAELTGESDVLKQLLGRNIQFRDPDHEQNWHRTDSGFRQV, encoded by the coding sequence ATGGTACAAATCAAATCGGCGTTGAATTCGGAAAGGCTTGATCTTGTTGAACAGGATCTGCGCGAAGTCGGTTTTCATATCATTGAGAATGTAATTACCGACGAAGAGGCAGACGCAGCACGCGAAGCGATCTGGAAATTAGTCGAAGAGGATATTGCCAACGGATATGACCACAGTTACGGCGACGGTAAAATCCAGCGTGTCTGGGCGATTGTTGGGAAATCACCCATCTTCCGCTATTTCATCCAGCACCCGACGGTGGTGGCGGTATGGAAACGGATGCTCGGTGAAGATGTGATCGCCTCCACATTCACGGCGAACATCGTTGGACCTGGCGCGCCCGCAGGCGGTTGGCATATTGACTATCCGTATTGGGCGATGCAATCTCCATTCCCATCCGGTTCATTGACAGGACAGACAGTCTGGATGTTAGATGACTTTACGGAAGAGAACGGGGCAACGGCGTGTATTCCGGAATCGCATAAAACGCTCCGCCGTCCGGAATTGGGGGAAGCAGAAGGGCTTGAGATGCGCATCGCTGTCGCCCCGAAAGGTTCTATCATGTTCACGAACGGTGCGATCTGGCATCAGTCTCGGGCGAACCTAACGGACGCACCGCGAGTCGGGTTGCTCGGTATGTATAACCGTTCGGTTATCTATCCGCAGGAGGATATGCCGCGACAATTGACCGATGCCGAGTTAACGGGTGAAAGCGATGTGCTAAAGCAGTTGTTGGGCAGAAATATCCAGTTCCGGGATCCAGATCACGAACAGAATTGGCATCGCACGGATAGCGGATTCCGTCAGGTGTAA
- a CDS encoding Ldh family oxidoreductase → MPVVSQDVLRKFVYDIYRGAGGTEEDARIVSDHVVDSNLVGHDSHGVINAPNYIGGMEGGPAADKMEIVRESGAATVINANGALGMVAARKAMEMAIEKAESCTIGAVGLHRCGHAGRMGEYPPIAARAGMIGIVLLNGGGRFMHPHGGTSRRLPPNPIAISVPRQGGEPLLLDMTLSVVAGGKLLVQTARGEPIPEGWMIDAEGKPLTDPNAFRERPQDTAVMPLGGFQFGHKGFGLGVMIDAIAGGLSWAGCSREQPTRGASGIVMFAIKIEDFIDLADYEQEIAYLVEWVKSSARLPDIDEIYVPGEFEERSREKRLREGIPIEEPTWNRLVEAAERFNVAVPI, encoded by the coding sequence ATGCCGGTTGTATCTCAGGATGTTTTGAGAAAGTTTGTGTATGACATATATCGCGGTGCGGGTGGGACGGAAGAGGACGCACGTATCGTCAGTGACCACGTCGTCGATTCTAACCTCGTCGGACATGATTCACATGGTGTCATCAATGCCCCGAACTACATCGGTGGGATGGAAGGCGGTCCCGCCGCAGATAAGATGGAGATTGTCAGGGAAAGCGGTGCAGCCACTGTTATCAACGCCAATGGCGCGCTCGGTATGGTCGCCGCACGTAAGGCGATGGAGATGGCTATCGAAAAGGCGGAAAGCTGCACGATCGGTGCGGTTGGGTTGCATCGGTGTGGACACGCAGGACGGATGGGTGAATATCCACCGATTGCGGCACGCGCGGGCATGATCGGGATCGTTCTTCTCAACGGCGGTGGACGCTTCATGCATCCGCATGGGGGGACGTCTCGGAGACTGCCACCGAATCCGATTGCGATCTCGGTGCCGCGTCAGGGTGGCGAACCGCTTCTCTTGGATATGACACTGAGTGTCGTCGCAGGCGGGAAATTGCTCGTACAGACGGCGCGGGGTGAACCTATACCGGAAGGCTGGATGATAGATGCCGAAGGGAAGCCGCTCACGGATCCAAACGCGTTTCGTGAACGCCCACAGGACACAGCCGTTATGCCGCTCGGAGGTTTTCAGTTCGGGCACAAAGGGTTTGGACTCGGTGTGATGATAGATGCCATTGCCGGTGGACTTTCTTGGGCAGGATGTAGCCGCGAGCAACCGACCCGCGGCGCAAGTGGCATTGTGATGTTTGCGATTAAAATCGAAGATTTCATCGATTTGGCGGATTATGAACAGGAGATTGCGTATCTTGTGGAGTGGGTGAAGTCATCCGCTCGGTTGCCCGATATTGACGAAATTTATGTCCCTGGAGAATTCGAGGAACGGAGCCGCGAGAAACGTCTGCGTGAGGGAATACCGATTGAGGAACCGACTTGGAATCGCCTCGTTGAAGCCGCAGAACGTTTCAATGTTGCGGTTCCCATATAG
- a CDS encoding PhoH family protein → MQSNAEVQALFGQSDAFLKIIEDGFDVRVVLKSDSIAVVGEDITEVNRVTAVLESLLHRIRKGERIQATDVNYVIRASGAGERETLGETGAESIPVFSKRGVIRPKTAGQKRYVEAIKHNDLVFGIGPAGTGKTYLAMAMAVSALKSGQVSRIILTRPAVEAGERLGFLPGDIADKVHPYLRPLYDALYDMMPPEALDKYIERNVIEVAPIAFMRGRTLNNSFVVLDEAQNATIEQMKMFLTRLGFDSKAVVTGDITQTDLPNHKVSGLADAQEVLSGIKGIQFVYFSKMDVVRHELVQRIVEAYEQASPHNTRRNGVNPAEVAGGEG, encoded by the coding sequence ATACAGAGCAACGCTGAAGTGCAAGCCCTCTTCGGGCAAAGTGATGCCTTCTTGAAGATCATCGAAGATGGATTTGATGTGCGCGTTGTTTTGAAAAGTGACAGCATTGCTGTCGTTGGTGAAGATATCACAGAAGTTAACCGGGTGACAGCGGTTCTCGAATCCCTACTTCACCGCATCCGGAAAGGAGAACGCATTCAGGCAACCGATGTCAACTATGTAATTCGAGCGTCGGGTGCTGGTGAGCGAGAGACTTTGGGTGAAACTGGAGCTGAGTCGATTCCAGTATTCTCGAAACGTGGCGTCATTCGCCCAAAAACCGCTGGGCAGAAAAGGTATGTTGAGGCAATTAAGCACAACGACTTGGTCTTTGGCATCGGACCGGCGGGGACGGGAAAGACGTATCTCGCGATGGCGATGGCGGTTTCCGCGCTCAAAAGCGGGCAGGTGAGTCGTATAATTTTAACACGTCCCGCTGTCGAAGCGGGTGAACGTCTCGGTTTCTTACCGGGTGACATTGCAGACAAAGTCCATCCATATCTGCGACCGTTATACGATGCCCTCTATGACATGATGCCCCCCGAGGCACTCGACAAATACATTGAACGAAATGTTATTGAAGTTGCTCCTATCGCTTTCATGCGGGGTAGGACACTTAATAACTCGTTTGTCGTCCTTGATGAAGCACAAAACGCTACGATTGAGCAGATGAAGATGTTTTTGACGCGTCTCGGTTTCGATTCAAAAGCTGTGGTTACGGGCGATATTACGCAGACAGATCTTCCGAACCATAAAGTCTCAGGGCTCGCAGATGCCCAAGAAGTGCTTTCGGGCATTAAAGGAATCCAGTTCGTCTATTTTTCTAAAATGGATGTTGTACGGCATGAACTCGTCCAACGCATTGTTGAAGCTTATGAACAGGCATCCCCGCATAATACGAGACGGAATGGCGTAAATCCAGCGGAAGTCGCTGGTGGAGAAGGATAA
- the ybeY gene encoding rRNA maturation RNase YbeY, translating to MRVTNTSRNTTFDLEVVYSAVCATLKAHDAEPCEVSVLLTDDIDMRQLNRDYRDIDAPTDVLAFSMREGEEGDLNPGLLGDLVVSLETAARQASTREGLGGVCGDLETEVALLTVHGMLHLLGYDHQTQEEAKVMFEKQRSIFRLLQEL from the coding sequence ATTCGGGTTACCAATACGAGTCGCAATACCACTTTTGACCTGGAAGTGGTTTACAGCGCGGTATGTGCAACGTTAAAGGCGCATGACGCAGAACCGTGTGAGGTCAGCGTCCTCTTAACAGATGATATTGACATGAGACAACTCAACCGAGATTATCGTGACATTGATGCTCCGACGGATGTATTAGCGTTTTCGATGCGTGAAGGTGAAGAGGGTGATTTAAACCCAGGTTTGCTGGGAGATCTCGTTGTATCTCTTGAAACCGCGGCGCGACAAGCATCGACACGGGAGGGACTCGGTGGCGTTTGTGGTGACCTTGAGACAGAGGTCGCATTGCTCACAGTCCACGGCATGCTACACTTGCTGGGCTACGACCATCAAACGCAAGAAGAAGCCAAGGTTATGTTTGAAAAGCAGAGAAGTATCTTTCGGCTACTGCAGGAATTGTAG
- a CDS encoding HlyC/CorC family transporter, with the protein MDDLDLVIKLVSLGILLILNALFSAAEALLTRLTRADILEFAQEGGKRYELLTSLLHNPRRYSLTIITAKTILIVVSVLIFGTLWEHDVANAALAVACFVVFTELFPKNYVQGSTGEATIRALSVLRVIYWGGFVVLIPLNFLANLIVRVFGGKVTSAKDSLVSPEVLETLDNVADSQEILEPDDREMISRILDLPDKVVREIMVARTDMVCLEVTTPGDEVLQTTIACRHTRIPIYEETIDRIVGILHVKDMLDCWERGKPINLRELIVDRGPFFTPESKNISELFRELRAHKQHIAIVVDEYGGTAGIVTLENIIEEIVGEIHDEDEIDEQDDYVQMDANTYSVDARLNLVELNERLGTELEAENIDTIGGFVVDYRGRVPEQGDQFTYRGIRFTVFEADERRIHRIHLRMPDIDAGEAS; encoded by the coding sequence TTGGACGACCTAGACTTAGTCATCAAACTCGTTAGCTTAGGTATACTTTTAATTCTCAATGCGCTGTTTTCAGCAGCTGAAGCGTTACTGACTCGGTTAACGCGGGCTGATATTCTCGAGTTTGCCCAGGAGGGTGGCAAACGCTACGAACTACTGACCTCCTTATTGCACAACCCACGCCGTTATTCGCTGACCATTATCACGGCAAAAACGATTTTGATAGTGGTGAGCGTTCTGATATTTGGAACGCTCTGGGAACATGATGTCGCGAATGCGGCACTCGCGGTTGCCTGTTTCGTTGTCTTTACTGAGTTGTTCCCTAAAAATTATGTACAGGGCAGTACAGGAGAAGCAACGATTCGGGCACTCAGTGTGCTTCGCGTGATTTATTGGGGCGGGTTCGTTGTTTTAATCCCGCTGAATTTCCTCGCAAACCTTATCGTCCGTGTCTTCGGAGGCAAGGTTACCTCAGCAAAAGACAGCCTCGTATCCCCGGAGGTTTTGGAGACGCTCGACAACGTCGCCGATAGCCAAGAAATCTTAGAACCAGACGACCGAGAAATGATCTCTCGGATTTTAGACTTACCGGATAAAGTTGTTCGGGAAATCATGGTCGCGCGGACCGATATGGTCTGTCTTGAAGTTACCACCCCCGGTGACGAGGTTTTACAGACCACCATCGCCTGCCGACATACCCGTATTCCAATCTATGAGGAAACCATCGACCGAATTGTCGGCATTTTGCACGTTAAGGATATGTTGGATTGCTGGGAAAGAGGCAAACCGATCAATTTGAGGGAGCTGATCGTGGACCGGGGTCCTTTTTTCACACCGGAGAGCAAGAATATTTCGGAACTCTTCCGGGAACTTCGGGCACACAAACAGCACATCGCAATCGTTGTGGATGAATACGGTGGCACTGCTGGGATTGTGACCTTAGAAAACATCATCGAAGAAATTGTTGGCGAAATCCACGATGAAGACGAAATAGACGAACAGGATGACTACGTCCAGATGGATGCCAACACCTATTCGGTGGATGCGAGACTCAATCTTGTTGAATTGAACGAAAGACTCGGTACGGAACTTGAGGCGGAAAACATTGATACGATCGGTGGCTTCGTCGTGGACTATCGCGGGCGTGTGCCTGAACAGGGCGATCAATTTACCTACCGCGGGATCCGTTTTACCGTATTCGAGGCAGATGAACGACGCATCCATAGGATTCATCTTCGGATGCCAGATATCGATGCTGGTGAGGCATCCTAA
- the recO gene encoding DNA repair protein RecO produces the protein MAAQKTQAIVIRAFPLQEFHKIITFYTPDFGKVKAVAYGVKSPKSRLGGSLELLNHGTLLFQYRENRELQNITDFNLIDGFDAIRSDFTRITYGCYFAELVDSIASEGIASPEIFNLLHTTYQFLAHTDDVPLLARGFEIKFLDCAGYGPELSRCVHCGSAVKGGAIDGFGIAFSVRYGGVLCGECKNRDGAAFTIAPGSCELLKVLRRSEWERFNRIRASTRNHQELKRLLGNFIEYHTERTLKSLKFIDDVL, from the coding sequence ATGGCAGCTCAAAAGACCCAAGCGATTGTCATTCGCGCCTTTCCCCTTCAAGAATTCCATAAAATTATTACTTTCTACACGCCTGACTTCGGGAAAGTTAAAGCGGTCGCTTACGGCGTAAAAAGCCCAAAAAGCCGTCTCGGTGGGAGTTTAGAACTCCTCAATCACGGAACGCTCCTCTTTCAGTATCGTGAAAATCGGGAATTGCAAAACATCACTGATTTCAATTTAATTGACGGATTTGACGCGATCCGCTCCGATTTCACACGCATTACCTACGGGTGTTATTTCGCCGAGTTGGTAGATAGCATCGCGTCGGAAGGGATCGCCAGCCCTGAAATTTTCAATCTCCTCCACACCACCTACCAATTTTTAGCGCATACGGACGATGTTCCTTTGCTCGCGAGGGGGTTTGAAATTAAGTTTCTTGATTGTGCGGGTTACGGACCGGAACTTTCACGGTGTGTGCATTGCGGTTCAGCTGTAAAAGGAGGAGCGATAGACGGATTCGGTATCGCTTTCAGCGTCCGGTACGGCGGTGTGCTGTGTGGCGAGTGCAAAAATCGAGACGGTGCTGCCTTTACTATCGCGCCCGGTAGTTGCGAATTGCTAAAAGTACTTCGGAGATCCGAATGGGAGCGGTTCAACCGGATCCGCGCCTCTACCCGTAATCATCAGGAACTTAAACGTCTGCTTGGCAATTTCATTGAATATCATACCGAACGCACCTTAAAAAGCCTCAAATTTATTGACGATGTTTTGTAG